A genomic segment from Actinoplanes sichuanensis encodes:
- a CDS encoding roadblock/LC7 domain-containing protein, with amino-acid sequence MTATRNWGWLLDQLCDQVPGISHALAVSADGLTIAASRHLNKDDADKLAAFTSGIASLTVGASRIMRGGAVEQNVTEMALGYLIVMAIGDGSSLTVLAAKDCDLGQVSYEMAMLINSSGAALTPDLRQPQHA; translated from the coding sequence ATGACCGCCACACGCAACTGGGGCTGGCTGCTCGACCAACTCTGCGACCAAGTGCCCGGAATCAGTCACGCGCTGGCCGTCTCCGCCGACGGGCTGACGATCGCCGCCAGCCGCCACCTGAACAAGGACGACGCCGACAAGCTGGCGGCGTTCACCAGTGGCATCGCCTCGCTGACCGTCGGCGCCTCCAGGATCATGCGGGGTGGCGCGGTCGAACAGAACGTCACCGAGATGGCCCTGGGCTACCTGATCGTGATGGCGATCGGTGACGGATCGTCGCTGACCGTCCTGGCCGCGAAGGACTGCGACCTCGGGCAGGTCTCCTACGAGATGGCCATGCTCATCAACAGCAGCGGTGCGGCCCTGACCCCCGACCTGCGGCAGCCGCAACACGCATGA
- a CDS encoding ABC transporter substrate-binding protein, whose translation MIRRRIPRRLAAAFTVAAVLTAAGCSGSSLDDDQERAGGPIRIGLMWPQSGVLKTVGDDFAQGWKLYLDTHGGKLGGHEITTTFVDEADGKQAAQNGIKKLVNQDRVDVVVGTISSDAVENVHPVITEKKIPYIATGGRPDTLKDLTYTWHTSWQNRDAGQAIADYIRTNVDGPVYAIGPDYKGGWDQVAGFVDAYKAGGGTLANPGGKATFTPFPNTTNFVPYLNAIQATDAKAVFAFFGGTNAIDFVKQYATSGLKGKVPLYAGGFLTEGAVLTAQGSAADGIYSSLNYAPDLDNQANRDFATAFDAAYKTIPDLYNVTAYDAALVLDRAIAAAGPNPTSASINEAIKNLGALPSPRGEWKFGTEHTPIQPWYLRQVRSEFERGRANVRVQDLTTLGK comes from the coding sequence GTGATCCGACGACGAATACCTCGCCGACTGGCCGCAGCGTTCACGGTCGCGGCGGTGCTGACCGCCGCTGGCTGTTCCGGCTCGAGCCTGGACGACGATCAAGAGCGCGCCGGCGGACCGATCCGCATCGGCCTGATGTGGCCCCAGTCCGGGGTCCTGAAGACCGTCGGCGACGACTTCGCTCAGGGCTGGAAGCTGTATCTGGACACCCACGGTGGCAAACTCGGCGGCCACGAGATCACGACCACCTTCGTCGACGAGGCCGACGGCAAGCAGGCCGCCCAGAACGGGATCAAGAAGCTCGTCAACCAGGATCGCGTCGACGTCGTGGTCGGCACCATCAGCTCCGACGCCGTCGAGAACGTCCACCCGGTCATCACCGAGAAGAAGATTCCCTACATCGCGACCGGCGGCCGACCCGACACCCTCAAGGACCTCACCTACACCTGGCACACGTCCTGGCAGAACCGTGACGCCGGCCAGGCCATCGCCGACTACATCAGAACCAACGTCGACGGCCCGGTCTACGCGATCGGTCCGGACTACAAGGGCGGCTGGGACCAGGTCGCCGGGTTCGTCGACGCGTACAAGGCCGGCGGCGGCACGCTGGCCAACCCGGGCGGCAAGGCCACCTTCACGCCGTTCCCGAACACCACCAATTTCGTGCCCTACCTCAACGCGATCCAGGCCACCGACGCCAAGGCGGTTTTCGCGTTCTTCGGCGGCACCAACGCCATCGACTTCGTCAAGCAGTACGCAACATCGGGGTTGAAGGGCAAGGTGCCGCTGTACGCGGGTGGGTTCCTGACCGAAGGCGCCGTCCTGACCGCCCAAGGCAGCGCCGCCGACGGCATCTACTCCTCGCTCAACTACGCCCCGGACCTGGACAACCAGGCCAACCGGGACTTCGCGACGGCGTTCGATGCCGCCTACAAGACCATCCCCGACCTCTACAACGTCACCGCCTACGACGCGGCCCTCGTCCTCGACCGGGCCATCGCCGCCGCCGGACCCAACCCCACCTCAGCCTCGATCAACGAGGCGATCAAGAACCTCGGCGCGCTGCCCAGCCCCCGCGGCGAGTGGAAGTTCGGCACCGAACACACCCCCATCCAACCCTGGTACCTGCGCCAGGTCCGCAGCGAGTTCGAGCGGGGCCGGGCCAACGTCCGGGTGCAGGACCTCACCACCCTCGGCAAATAG
- a CDS encoding GTP-binding protein, protein MSTPPHATGDAASITTGADATPRATSAKIIVAGGFGVGKTTLVGAISEITPLTTEEVMTAPSAAVDDTRLVPDKTTTTVAMDFGRITIDPTLILYLFGTPGQDRFAFMWDELFHGAIGAVVLADTRRLEDCFAAVDYAEARRLPYVVALNQFPGAPTYDLDEVRQALRVPDPVPLVTCDARNRDDVRLTLIDLVEHVLDRRRRPALALPIS, encoded by the coding sequence ATGAGCACGCCACCTCACGCCACCGGTGACGCCGCCAGCATCACCACCGGCGCCGACGCCACCCCACGGGCGACCTCCGCGAAGATCATCGTCGCGGGTGGGTTCGGCGTGGGCAAGACGACTCTGGTCGGCGCGATCAGCGAGATCACGCCGCTCACGACCGAGGAAGTCATGACGGCACCCAGTGCGGCGGTCGACGACACCCGGCTCGTACCGGACAAGACCACGACCACGGTGGCGATGGACTTCGGCCGGATCACCATCGACCCCACGCTGATCCTCTACCTGTTCGGCACCCCGGGCCAGGACCGGTTCGCGTTCATGTGGGACGAGCTGTTCCACGGCGCGATCGGCGCCGTGGTCCTCGCTGATACCCGCCGGCTGGAGGACTGCTTCGCCGCCGTCGACTACGCCGAGGCGCGGCGCCTGCCGTACGTCGTCGCGCTCAACCAGTTCCCCGGCGCCCCCACCTATGACCTGGACGAAGTGCGTCAAGCGCTGCGCGTACCCGACCCCGTACCGCTGGTGACCTGTGACGCCCGCAACCGCGACGACGTTCGCCTGACCCTGATCGACCTGGTCGAGCACGTCCTCGACCGGCGCCGCCGGCCGGCGCTGGCACTACCGATTTCCTGA